In Desulfosoma caldarium, the following are encoded in one genomic region:
- a CDS encoding ABC transporter substrate-binding protein, translating to MSRHDNRRRNDGFALWGFLFIFVFVWTKAVIAEHPSGLRRIFIVHSYEQDHVCGQPQHDGVLKALRDAGFEPGINLEVRTFYMDTYRTNNTPELIEKVGREALDEVKASAPDVVVTLDDNAFRTVGLALNGTSTPVVFSGMNGFPEDYDAQRDFMHSRSHPGGNITGVHEKLHVIDALRVHTRLFPKTQKVLFITDTSSTGRGIWKQIATELAQEAAPCDWEIRVAHSWENYKAIIREANADPQVSALYPAALVLVDKQGLAHTAPEIFPWTARHSRKPEIAVNFDFVQMGLFGGAAVDFFAMGEKAGRMVAAILEGTPPGDVPIEEADRIALGFNLRRAKRLGIHIPEDVLLAADYVHESRLTNP from the coding sequence GTGTCACGACATGACAACCGTCGGCGCAACGATGGTTTCGCCCTATGGGGTTTCCTGTTTATCTTCGTCTTCGTCTGGACCAAGGCCGTCATCGCCGAACACCCTTCCGGGCTCCGTCGAATCTTTATCGTTCACAGTTACGAACAAGACCACGTGTGCGGCCAGCCGCAGCATGACGGTGTGCTTAAAGCGCTGCGCGACGCCGGTTTCGAGCCGGGGATCAACCTTGAGGTCCGCACCTTCTACATGGACACCTACAGGACCAACAATACCCCGGAACTGATCGAAAAGGTCGGTCGGGAGGCGCTGGATGAAGTGAAGGCCTCGGCTCCCGATGTGGTGGTGACCTTGGATGACAACGCCTTTCGCACCGTAGGGCTGGCCCTCAACGGAACTTCGACTCCGGTGGTTTTCTCCGGCATGAACGGCTTTCCGGAAGACTACGATGCCCAACGGGATTTTATGCACTCGCGAAGCCACCCCGGCGGCAACATCACCGGGGTCCACGAGAAGCTTCATGTGATCGATGCGCTCAGGGTGCACACGCGGCTTTTTCCCAAAACCCAGAAAGTTCTTTTCATCACCGACACATCTTCCACCGGTCGGGGCATTTGGAAGCAAATCGCGACGGAGTTGGCTCAAGAGGCGGCGCCATGCGATTGGGAGATTCGAGTCGCCCATTCGTGGGAAAACTACAAGGCCATCATTCGTGAAGCCAACGCAGATCCACAGGTGAGTGCTTTGTACCCTGCGGCGCTTGTCCTTGTGGACAAACAGGGTCTGGCTCACACGGCGCCCGAAATCTTTCCGTGGACGGCACGGCATTCACGCAAACCGGAAATCGCCGTCAATTTTGATTTCGTTCAGATGGGGCTCTTCGGCGGCGCCGCCGTGGACTTTTTTGCCATGGGCGAAAAAGCCGGAAGGATGGTCGCGGCCATCCTTGAGGGCACCCCCCCCGGCGACGTGCCCATTGAGGAGGCGGATCGCATTGCGCTGGGCTTTAATTTGCGTCGCGCGAAGCGCCTAGGGATTCACATCCCCGAAGACGTTTTGCTGGCCGCCGATTACGTCCATGAAAGCCGTTTGA